A genomic segment from Gracilimonas sediminicola encodes:
- the lepA gene encoding translation elongation factor 4 has translation MNNIRNFCIIAHIDHGKSTLADRLLQLTGAISEREMKEQMLDDMDLERERGITIKSHAIRMDYKSPDGNDYIFNLIDTPGHVDFAYEVSRALKACEGAILVVDAAQGIEAQTISNLYQAIDQDLEIIPVLNKIDLPGADPEGVGQQIVDMIGCEYEDILHVSGKTGEGVDALLEEIVKKVPGPKREEEKPLRALIFDSVFNTYRGSVAYVRVMEGVLRKGDLFKFMSNHEEYNAEEIGYLKMKQEPTKELHAGEVGYVIGSVKSLQDVRVGDTITKVDNPAKEPIPGYQEAKPMVFSGIFPTDSDDFEDLRAALEKLQLNDASLTYEPETSKALGFGFRAGFLGLLHMEIVQERLDREFDIDIITTVPNVQYEVELVESGDRIEVDNPSQMPGAGDIEAIYEPYIKASIITPADYIGPIMKLCQERRGIYVNQLFMQNNRVEITYELPMAEVVFDFYDRLKSGTRGYASLDYEFIEYRKGDLVRLDIMLNGDQVDALSSITHRDKAYYLGRKVCGKLKELIPQQQFEVAVQAAIGNRVIARDTVRAMRKDVTAKCYGGDISRKRKLLEKQKEGKKRMKQVGTVEIPQEAFLAVLSMDEDDR, from the coding sequence ATGAATAACATTCGAAACTTTTGCATCATTGCCCATATTGACCATGGGAAATCAACCTTAGCAGACCGACTCCTTCAGCTTACCGGCGCCATCAGCGAGCGGGAGATGAAAGAGCAAATGCTGGATGACATGGATTTGGAGCGCGAGCGTGGCATCACTATTAAAAGTCACGCCATCCGAATGGATTACAAAAGTCCGGATGGTAACGACTATATCTTCAACCTGATTGACACCCCCGGCCACGTTGATTTTGCTTATGAAGTATCCCGTGCTCTAAAAGCATGTGAAGGTGCTATTCTCGTTGTTGATGCCGCTCAGGGAATTGAAGCCCAAACCATTTCAAACTTATACCAGGCAATCGATCAGGATCTGGAAATCATTCCGGTGTTGAATAAAATTGATCTGCCCGGAGCTGATCCTGAAGGTGTGGGGCAGCAGATTGTGGATATGATCGGGTGTGAATATGAGGACATTCTTCATGTTTCAGGGAAAACCGGAGAAGGAGTGGATGCGCTTCTTGAGGAGATTGTAAAGAAAGTGCCGGGTCCCAAAAGAGAAGAAGAAAAACCGCTGCGGGCACTTATTTTTGATTCCGTTTTTAATACCTATCGTGGTTCGGTGGCATATGTTAGGGTGATGGAAGGTGTGCTTCGAAAAGGGGATCTTTTTAAATTCATGTCTAACCATGAGGAGTATAATGCCGAAGAGATCGGCTACCTGAAAATGAAGCAGGAGCCCACCAAAGAATTGCATGCCGGGGAAGTAGGCTATGTGATTGGTAGTGTGAAATCACTGCAGGATGTTCGCGTAGGTGATACCATTACCAAAGTAGATAATCCCGCCAAAGAACCCATTCCGGGTTACCAGGAAGCAAAACCCATGGTGTTCAGTGGAATTTTTCCGACGGACTCCGATGACTTTGAAGACCTTCGCGCTGCCCTTGAAAAGCTTCAGTTGAACGATGCTTCCCTGACTTATGAACCGGAAACGTCCAAAGCTCTGGGTTTTGGGTTTCGGGCCGGATTCCTCGGACTTCTGCATATGGAAATTGTGCAGGAACGCCTCGATCGTGAGTTCGATATCGATATCATCACCACGGTTCCCAACGTGCAGTACGAAGTGGAGCTGGTTGAAAGCGGTGACCGGATTGAGGTAGATAACCCAAGCCAGATGCCCGGTGCCGGCGATATCGAAGCTATTTATGAGCCGTACATTAAGGCGAGTATCATTACCCCGGCTGATTACATCGGCCCGATTATGAAGCTGTGCCAGGAGCGGCGGGGGATTTACGTAAACCAGCTGTTTATGCAAAATAATCGGGTGGAAATTACGTATGAACTGCCAATGGCCGAGGTTGTTTTTGATTTCTATGACCGGTTAAAATCCGGAACCCGCGGATATGCCTCTCTGGATTACGAATTTATCGAATACCGAAAAGGTGATCTTGTGCGTTTGGACATCATGCTGAACGGCGACCAGGTAGATGCATTGTCAAGCATCACCCACCGCGATAAGGCCTATTACCTCGGACGTAAAGTTTGTGGGAAATTAAAGGAACTTATTCCTCAGCAACAGTTTGAAGTAGCTGTACAGGCGGCTATCGGAAACCGGGTGATTGCCCGTGATACCGTTCGCGCGATGCGTAAAGACGTTACCGCGAAATGTTACGGTGGCGATATCTCCCGTAAACGAAAGCTGCTTGAAAAACAGAAAGAAGGTAAAAAACGAATGAAACAGGTAGGTACGGTTGAAATACCTCAGGAAGCATTCCTCGCCGTGCTATCTATGGACGAAGACGACAGATAG
- the lepB gene encoding signal peptidase I, protein MEENKNPEEQGLSSYWKKRKDKKEEENKKAKSWLREWVDAIVFAFIAAAILRAFLFGSYKIPTPSMEKTLMTGDLLIVSNVTYGPRTPMGLCVPFLQGWCVPGVQLPWTRLPGFRDVERNDIFVFNVPWEVKPVSQKTNYIKRAVAIPGDTISIQDKILYINGEKSVQHEGVQRHYVVRMAERVRLSNAKMESVGGELIGYTNNNTYVVNMTDDVAATVGSWAEVDTMFLNVTPEGSVDRNYVQSQGDFSRAFSNSDQLPEIVIPFEGQEIQINNDNWFIYKDIIERYEKNELRREGGTIFINGEETNSYTIKQNYYFAMGDNRDNSQDSRFWGFVPSDHVIGKASIVWFSTDNWVPRFERIFTMID, encoded by the coding sequence TTGGAAGAAAATAAAAACCCCGAAGAGCAGGGATTAAGCTCATACTGGAAGAAAAGGAAGGACAAAAAGGAAGAAGAAAATAAAAAAGCTAAGTCATGGCTCCGTGAGTGGGTAGACGCCATTGTATTTGCTTTTATTGCAGCAGCTATTCTTCGTGCATTTCTGTTTGGGTCGTACAAAATTCCCACCCCTTCCATGGAAAAAACCCTGATGACGGGCGATTTGCTCATCGTATCGAATGTAACCTACGGCCCCAGAACACCCATGGGATTGTGTGTTCCGTTTTTACAGGGATGGTGCGTGCCCGGCGTTCAGCTTCCGTGGACCAGACTGCCCGGTTTCCGGGACGTAGAACGAAACGACATTTTTGTATTTAATGTACCGTGGGAAGTGAAGCCCGTATCACAAAAAACCAATTACATCAAAAGAGCCGTGGCTATTCCCGGCGATACCATTTCGATACAGGATAAAATTCTGTACATCAACGGAGAAAAATCGGTTCAGCATGAAGGCGTACAGCGACATTATGTGGTGCGAATGGCAGAGCGAGTCCGCCTCAGTAACGCCAAAATGGAATCGGTTGGCGGAGAGTTAATCGGTTACACCAATAACAACACCTATGTAGTGAACATGACCGATGATGTGGCTGCTACAGTGGGAAGTTGGGCCGAAGTGGACACCATGTTCCTGAATGTAACTCCGGAGGGAAGTGTAGACCGGAATTATGTGCAAAGTCAGGGTGATTTCTCAAGGGCGTTCAGCAATTCAGATCAACTCCCCGAAATCGTTATACCTTTTGAGGGGCAGGAAATTCAGATCAACAATGACAACTGGTTCATTTATAAAGACATTATTGAGCGGTACGAAAAGAACGAACTGAGAAGAGAAGGCGGAACGATCTTCATCAACGGGGAAGAGACGAATTCTTACACCATTAAGCAGAACTATTACTTTGCGATGGGTGACAACCGGGATAATAGTCAGGACTCCCGTTTCTGGGGCTTTGTGCCCAGCGATCATGTTATTGGAAAAGCATCCATTGTATGGTTCTCCACCGATAACTGGGTGCCACGCTTCGAGCGAATTTTTACGATGATTGATTAA
- the rlmN gene encoding 23S rRNA (adenine(2503)-C(2))-methyltransferase RlmN, whose protein sequence is MNTTETAQKTDLKALTKEELTHFCKELGLQSFRSDQIFQWLYQKGVSDFEDMTNLSKDLREKLREIATINRIKPVQQQESKDGTIKFLFNLNDPEEDYKVEAVLIPDFFADGAARRLTVCVSSQVGCVFGCAFCATGKMGLFRNLTHGEIVDQVQYINELAEEKYGKKITNVVYMGMGEPLHNYKAITNSAHIISDPLSIELSPKRITVSTVGLTKQIKKLADDQEEFNLAISLHAPTDVKRDKIMPINSSMNLESLEDAVKYYYRATERSITYEYLLFDNFNDSPQDARDLAKIVKWVPSKVNIIMYNNVAGVELQRAREDRLDNFMRELIKNDVRATVRRSRGDDIDAGCGQLAIREGAPKGKTMAK, encoded by the coding sequence ATGAATACGACTGAAACCGCCCAAAAAACCGACCTTAAAGCATTAACCAAAGAAGAGCTTACCCATTTTTGTAAAGAGCTGGGCTTGCAAAGCTTTCGCTCCGATCAAATTTTCCAATGGCTGTACCAAAAAGGAGTGTCTGATTTTGAAGACATGACCAACCTGTCTAAAGACCTGAGAGAGAAACTGAGGGAGATCGCCACTATCAACCGCATTAAACCGGTTCAGCAGCAGGAAAGTAAAGACGGCACCATTAAGTTTCTTTTTAACCTGAACGATCCTGAAGAAGATTATAAAGTTGAAGCCGTATTAATCCCGGACTTTTTTGCTGACGGTGCCGCTCGCCGACTCACCGTTTGTGTGTCATCACAGGTGGGATGTGTATTCGGCTGTGCTTTTTGTGCAACCGGTAAGATGGGGCTATTCCGCAACCTTACGCACGGTGAAATTGTGGATCAGGTACAATACATCAATGAATTGGCCGAAGAAAAGTATGGTAAGAAAATCACCAATGTTGTGTATATGGGAATGGGCGAGCCGCTGCACAACTATAAAGCCATCACCAATTCAGCCCACATTATCTCGGATCCGCTGAGTATTGAACTTTCCCCTAAACGAATTACGGTTTCTACTGTCGGGCTTACCAAGCAGATTAAGAAACTGGCAGATGATCAGGAAGAATTTAACCTGGCTATTTCCCTGCACGCACCCACTGATGTTAAGCGTGATAAGATCATGCCGATTAACAGTTCTATGAACCTCGAGAGCCTGGAAGACGCTGTTAAATATTATTACAGAGCCACTGAGCGTTCCATCACCTACGAATACTTGTTGTTTGATAACTTCAACGACAGTCCGCAGGATGCCCGTGATTTAGCCAAAATTGTGAAGTGGGTACCCAGTAAGGTGAACATTATTATGTACAACAATGTGGCCGGTGTGGAGCTTCAGCGTGCAAGAGAAGATCGGCTGGACAACTTTATGCGTGAACTGATCAAAAATGATGTGCGTGCAACGGTTCGAAGAAGCCGGGGCGATGATATTGACGCCGGTTGCGGTCAGCTTGCTATCCGGGAAGGAGCTCCCAAAGGTAAAACGATGGCGAAGTAG
- a CDS encoding T9SS type A sorting domain-containing protein — MQQKISCIISITNRGTKMNTSRIVLLLCFLGASVAVKAQNKVDTGEVIKSEISVNKTSHSLFYQKSNSALVLEPGFRIGGSPYPNPERNFLPSNSISYAGDINGDSKADFYYTVFTADETTDDPTDQITKMVILYGSDNGISEVDSDLVRDGFSFAVDVTGDGVPEAIRYEDDVLYLVVDESSGDLDMLIDLELIDRSIALIYNSPGDFNGDGNRDIIVYDNSTIFPAEESEIYIINGSDSLAGVRVDTLSITNGVNYRYDKVTYGDVDNDGTVELIQVSSLTPDIQSTFGLISVYQKNMSGGLDLVSSDTLSPSFFSSYISMRSGEIGLVDLNGNSNLELIISADDQVRILELDPTAGEYYSESNTNAEVYEADDFAIINDFNDNGTKELLVINSENVLFVESDAGLNLTDTSLPTQAGDITGLPNNPTENRNSGGDVNGDGIADIVVSFTNPDNEVRGYRVHFGNVSGSLTDSAETLVVDPFLVDTPHYVFNAGDYNHDGEDDYGIVYDVSSDVYVFFGGGAFVDDPQPDLIFDFNKREKVYLPGVGDFNGDGNSDLLISKGRSDLDANDARVDVFFGGTSADNVADHTINYTDLYPDTVGNLGNVQGIGDINNDGFSDIMITSEQFRENAHIIFGGSSIGNQNDIELGYFPFNFTKLGDFNDDGIDDFATTSNNVIYIHSGFDGPGGSSFDSDPMVTIPVVFQQQQFSLFAQTMTHGDFNGDMINDLAVTSVFHRDYSTGSTKGAEAIRIYAGSSNPDSLVDGRIFIKASDYASSTNTSELDTLDSSLGSIAAVPDQNGDGKSELIYAGYGFSTTNAGIYYGGNLDTMGTNIAVFMEAPNPAVGLSPHTNFIYASRGAPAVGDFNGDNKNDYLLPQIDEFNYPVDPVYIYTSGQFMVGNEESVADISSFSLNQNYPNPFNPSTSISYTLPKNGSVKLQVFDVTGRLVSTIVDQRQAAGYYSLSFDGSNLASGIYFYRLKTANQTKIRKMTLIK, encoded by the coding sequence ATGCAACAAAAAATAAGTTGCATAATATCAATTACAAACAGGGGTACTAAGATGAATACGTCAAGAATCGTACTTCTGCTGTGTTTTTTAGGAGCTTCAGTTGCAGTCAAGGCTCAGAATAAGGTCGACACAGGAGAGGTCATTAAAAGCGAGATAAGTGTAAATAAAACAAGCCATTCTTTGTTTTATCAAAAAAGTAACTCGGCTTTGGTGTTGGAGCCGGGCTTTAGAATAGGTGGTAGTCCTTATCCTAATCCGGAAAGAAATTTCCTGCCATCTAACAGTATAAGTTATGCAGGAGATATAAATGGGGATAGTAAGGCTGATTTCTACTATACAGTTTTTACAGCAGATGAAACAACCGATGACCCGACGGATCAAATTACTAAGATGGTGATATTATATGGTTCTGATAATGGTATATCTGAGGTAGACAGTGATTTAGTAAGGGATGGATTCAGTTTTGCAGTAGATGTTACCGGAGATGGTGTGCCCGAAGCAATCAGATACGAAGATGATGTATTATATCTGGTGGTTGACGAATCAAGCGGGGATTTGGATATGCTGATTGATTTAGAGCTAATTGACAGAAGCATAGCTCTGATTTATAATTCTCCGGGTGATTTTAATGGTGATGGAAATAGAGATATCATTGTATATGATAATAGTACCATCTTTCCAGCCGAAGAAAGTGAAATCTATATTATAAATGGGTCAGATAGCCTGGCTGGTGTAAGGGTAGATACATTAAGTATTACAAACGGAGTTAACTATCGTTACGATAAAGTTACCTACGGTGATGTTGACAACGACGGGACCGTTGAACTTATTCAGGTTTCAAGCTTAACACCTGACATACAAAGTACATTTGGATTGATAAGTGTATATCAGAAAAATATGTCAGGAGGTCTGGATTTGGTTTCTTCTGATACCTTAAGTCCTTCATTTTTTTCCTCCTATATTTCAATGAGGTCTGGAGAAATAGGCCTTGTTGATTTGAACGGGAACTCAAACCTGGAGCTAATTATATCAGCAGATGATCAAGTAAGAATCTTAGAGCTGGACCCAACAGCTGGTGAGTATTATTCCGAAAGTAATACCAACGCTGAAGTATATGAAGCGGATGATTTTGCCATAATAAATGACTTCAATGATAATGGTACGAAAGAGTTACTGGTAATAAACAGTGAGAATGTGCTATTTGTTGAGAGTGATGCAGGGTTAAATCTAACGGATACAAGTCTGCCAACGCAGGCAGGAGACATTACTGGTTTGCCGAATAATCCTACAGAAAACCGAAACAGCGGTGGGGATGTAAATGGTGATGGAATAGCGGATATAGTTGTTAGTTTCACTAACCCTGATAATGAAGTCCGTGGTTATCGCGTCCATTTTGGCAATGTTTCCGGCTCACTTACAGATTCGGCTGAGACATTAGTTGTAGATCCATTTCTGGTGGATACTCCTCATTATGTATTTAATGCCGGTGATTATAATCATGACGGAGAGGATGATTATGGAATTGTTTATGATGTTTCAAGTGATGTCTATGTATTTTTTGGAGGAGGAGCTTTTGTAGATGATCCGCAACCGGATTTGATTTTTGATTTCAATAAAAGAGAGAAAGTCTATTTGCCGGGAGTTGGTGATTTTAACGGTGACGGTAATAGTGATTTACTGATTTCAAAAGGCCGCTCTGATTTAGACGCGAATGACGCACGAGTGGACGTATTCTTTGGAGGTACATCTGCTGATAATGTGGCTGATCATACTATCAATTATACAGACTTGTATCCTGATACCGTTGGAAATTTGGGGAATGTACAAGGTATCGGCGACATCAATAATGATGGATTTAGTGATATAATGATTACGTCAGAGCAATTTCGGGAAAATGCTCATATTATTTTTGGAGGCTCTTCAATAGGGAATCAAAATGATATAGAGTTAGGTTATTTCCCATTCAATTTTACAAAGCTTGGCGATTTTAATGATGATGGCATTGATGATTTTGCAACCACATCTAATAATGTGATTTATATCCATAGCGGTTTTGATGGGCCAGGGGGGAGTAGTTTTGATTCTGACCCCATGGTGACTATTCCAGTTGTTTTTCAGCAACAGCAATTCAGTTTATTTGCCCAAACTATGACCCACGGTGACTTTAATGGAGATATGATTAATGATCTGGCAGTAACATCCGTATTCCATCGGGATTATTCCACCGGTTCGACTAAAGGAGCTGAAGCAATACGCATTTATGCAGGATCTTCAAATCCGGATTCTTTAGTAGATGGAAGAATTTTTATCAAGGCATCCGATTATGCTTCATCAACAAATACAAGTGAATTGGATACTCTGGATAGTAGTTTAGGATCGATAGCTGCAGTTCCTGATCAAAATGGAGATGGAAAATCAGAACTAATCTATGCAGGCTACGGATTTAGTACTACGAATGCCGGAATTTATTATGGTGGGAACCTTGATACAATGGGTACTAACATAGCTGTGTTCATGGAAGCGCCAAATCCGGCTGTTGGATTGAGTCCACATACCAACTTCATTTATGCAAGCAGGGGAGCACCGGCCGTTGGTGATTTCAATGGAGACAATAAAAACGATTATTTACTCCCACAGATAGATGAGTTCAATTACCCGGTTGACCCGGTTTATATATATACATCAGGTCAGTTTATGGTTGGAAATGAAGAGTCTGTCGCGGACATAAGCAGTTTTAGCCTCAATCAAAACTATCCGAATCCATTCAATCCTTCTACCAGCATAAGTTATACACTGCCAAAGAACGGATCAGTGAAATTGCAAGTATTTGATGTGACAGGAAGGCTGGTTTCTACCATTGTTGATCAGCGGCAGGCTGCCGGCTATTATTCATTAAGTTTTGATGGTTCGAATTTAGCGAGCGGCATTTATTTCTACCGGTTGAAAACTGCTAATCAAACAAAAATCCGGAAAATGACATTGATCAAGTAG
- a CDS encoding Spy/CpxP family protein refolding chaperone, with protein sequence MKIETKFKWALTGFLVMVLLNAALLTTIWIKKSGDRDGKSFRDNDRNPNVIHRYMQRELQLTDAQADSLSALRKSHYQEMRVLRKELNVDRRAYFDFIMSDEANNDQKRDSILTELTNQYSIIENMFYTHMTDMKEILNNEQQERFEQLMRETFIHDRKGDNMPMPHRNR encoded by the coding sequence ATGAAAATTGAAACCAAATTTAAGTGGGCGTTAACCGGTTTTCTTGTAATGGTACTGCTCAACGCCGCACTGCTTACCACTATCTGGATTAAAAAGTCAGGTGACCGCGACGGAAAGAGTTTTCGTGACAATGATCGAAATCCAAATGTCATTCATCGATACATGCAGCGAGAGCTACAGCTTACCGATGCCCAGGCGGATTCCTTGTCGGCCCTGCGCAAATCTCATTATCAGGAGATGCGTGTACTACGAAAGGAGCTTAACGTGGACCGGCGTGCCTATTTCGATTTTATAATGAGCGATGAAGCCAATAATGACCAAAAGCGAGACTCTATTCTAACTGAACTCACCAACCAGTACAGCATTATTGAAAATATGTTTTATACGCATATGACGGACATGAAGGAAATTCTCAACAACGAGCAGCAGGAGCGCTTTGAGCAGTTGATGAGGGAGACTTTTATACATGACCGAAAAGGTGATAATATGCCAATGCCGCATAGAAACCGGTGA
- a CDS encoding RNA polymerase sigma factor, with amino-acid sequence MQASKPSNKNPKTGSIEDSEYIERLNRRDESAFKQLVNEHKNQVYNTCLGFLRNPHDAEDVAQEVFIQVFDSIGDFREDAALSTWIYRIAVTKSLELIRYRKRKKRSGFFKAIGSVFSEPDEQEDKSGYMHPGVKLENKERAATLFNEIEKLPERQRVAFTLQKVEGLSYQEVADVMDVSVPAVESLIHRGKENLKKQLYDYYQQNEMD; translated from the coding sequence ATGCAGGCATCAAAACCATCAAATAAAAACCCTAAAACCGGTTCCATCGAAGATTCTGAATATATTGAACGGCTTAACCGCCGCGATGAATCTGCCTTTAAGCAGTTGGTGAACGAACATAAAAATCAGGTGTATAACACCTGCTTGGGGTTTTTACGAAATCCGCACGATGCGGAAGATGTGGCACAGGAAGTGTTTATTCAGGTGTTCGATTCTATCGGCGATTTCCGCGAAGATGCGGCGCTTTCGACCTGGATATATCGCATTGCCGTTACCAAATCCCTGGAGTTGATTCGATATCGAAAACGAAAAAAAAGATCGGGTTTCTTTAAAGCCATTGGTTCTGTTTTCAGTGAGCCGGACGAGCAAGAAGATAAATCGGGATATATGCACCCCGGTGTAAAGCTCGAGAACAAAGAACGGGCTGCGACTTTATTTAATGAAATTGAAAAGCTGCCTGAACGTCAGCGGGTGGCCTTCACTTTACAGAAAGTGGAAGGACTAAGCTACCAGGAAGTAGCCGATGTGATGGACGTAAGTGTTCCGGCGGTTGAATCACTCATTCACCGTGGAAAAGAAAACCTGAAGAAGCAGCTGTATGACTACTATCAACAAAATGAAATGGATTGA
- a CDS encoding Spy/CpxP family protein refolding chaperone, with product MKTLVKSFAVTALLLSLSVSAIGQQRFKNPDRDRGERVERFQQKRNAQGQQHQRVMAMLDLSDEQKEQIQEIHLNGQKEMLPLKTQLQEAHAKLRTLTVADEYDEAEVQEVIGEISELNKTMLTNRVEHRQQIRELLTDDQRVKFDNLHLRMQKRFSRMGANR from the coding sequence ATGAAAACCTTAGTTAAATCTTTCGCTGTAACCGCTTTATTGTTGAGCTTATCTGTGAGCGCCATCGGGCAACAACGATTTAAGAATCCAGACCGTGATCGCGGCGAACGCGTGGAACGGTTTCAGCAAAAACGAAATGCCCAGGGCCAGCAACATCAACGAGTCATGGCCATGCTTGACCTCAGTGATGAGCAAAAAGAACAGATTCAGGAAATTCATCTGAATGGACAAAAGGAAATGCTTCCGCTGAAAACTCAGCTTCAGGAAGCCCATGCCAAGCTTCGCACACTTACCGTAGCTGATGAGTATGATGAGGCCGAAGTTCAGGAAGTAATTGGTGAAATTTCTGAACTAAACAAAACCATGCTCACAAACCGGGTAGAACACCGGCAACAAATCCGCGAACTACTCACCGATGATCAGCGCGTAAAGTTTGATAATCTGCATCTGCGCATGCAAAAACGATTTTCCCGCATGGGAGCAAACCGTTAG
- a CDS encoding M48 family metallopeptidase — translation MAGHKLYSKSELDVSGLKVVVLRKNVKNLNLRVYPAECRVRISVPRRISDSEVATFVEDKLPWIQKHLAKYRKKPKPQPQKYTTGELHPVWGKDLELVVVERNKPPEVLVDGTKLKLFVRPGTDQQKRTSILKEWYREKLKQKIPELIEKWEPEMGVQVEEFGVKHMKTLWGTCNIRARRIWLNLELAKKRPELLEYVVVHEMVHLLERLHNKRFYGFMSRFLPNWKSLKNELNGKSQISDC, via the coding sequence ATGGCCGGGCATAAACTGTACAGTAAAAGTGAACTGGATGTATCCGGCCTTAAGGTAGTTGTACTTCGGAAAAATGTTAAAAACCTGAACCTTCGGGTTTATCCTGCCGAATGCCGGGTAAGGATTTCCGTCCCCCGGCGTATTTCTGATTCGGAAGTAGCAACCTTTGTTGAAGACAAGCTTCCATGGATTCAAAAACACCTTGCTAAGTACAGGAAAAAGCCTAAGCCTCAACCGCAAAAATATACCACCGGTGAGCTACACCCTGTTTGGGGAAAGGACCTTGAGCTGGTTGTAGTTGAAAGAAATAAACCACCGGAAGTTTTGGTTGATGGTACTAAACTGAAGTTATTCGTCCGCCCCGGAACCGATCAACAAAAGAGAACTTCTATACTGAAAGAGTGGTACCGGGAGAAATTAAAGCAAAAAATTCCGGAGCTTATCGAGAAATGGGAGCCTGAAATGGGCGTACAGGTGGAAGAGTTTGGGGTGAAGCACATGAAAACCCTGTGGGGAACCTGTAACATTCGTGCCCGCAGAATTTGGCTGAACCTGGAATTGGCCAAAAAGCGCCCGGAACTGCTGGAGTATGTAGTTGTCCATGAGATGGTGCATTTGCTGGAGCGCCTGCACAACAAACGATTTTACGGTTTCATGAGCCGTTTCCTGCCCAACTGGAAATCCCTTAAAAATGAACTGAATGGCAAGTCTCAAATCTCAGACTGTTAA